atatgACGCCTCATTTTCATATCACTCTTTGTTAGCTGAATGTTACAGGATATTCATCAGAAttatagaaaataaaacaatgacatATTTCACTATGTGTAGTGAAATTGACTTCTATACGATTTGACATTTGGAAATGAACTTCGAAAATAATATTCTATTAATCGAGCTGCCTCTGTGTACTTTGTTACTTGAACTGAATGGCCAAGTTGCTATGAGGCAGTAGAATCACATGATTTCACCCAGACATCCCAACATCTTTCCCAGATGTTTCCTTGGTCAGCCATCTTCACCATTGCTGACAGAAAGAAGAAATCTGGAAATCCATCAAACAACACACAAGAGCAGTTTACCGTTTGATGTGCACCTCTAAGGCAATGCCTGTTTCCAGATCCAGGGGCTGGTGCTCAATGCGTACGATGGTGTCCAGGAGGGTGACTTTAATACGACGAAGGACTGCGCGCACACGCAAACAAACAGGATGAGCAGTGGCGTGTGCTAAGATGTGGGCTGGCATTAAAGCTTCCACACTTGAAACCCACCCGTCTCTATGGTTTGTGCAAACATCTCCAGCCCCTCAAGCGGGGCCGGCGGCTCCTCGGACGTCTCCGGGGGGTCCTTCAGGCACTCCTGGGCCAGCTGCATACTGGAGGTCATGCTGGATGACCAGCTTTGCGAGTCCCAGCCACCACCTGCGTACAAACGCCACCatgacacaacattaggtacacctgcacaatcaGAAGAGCTATGAatatataaaatttaaaaaaatcacacactTTGGTTCAATTTGTTGGGATCAttgtgcaatatttttttaaactgcaaaatttccatgcatttttacattattacgtttttgtttttttttaaattcctcaATGCTCCCACTATGTCAATTGCTATATGTGTTGTTATGCATAGTCGGCATGAAATATTATTACAAGAGTGGTGTTTCTAGTTGTGTATTAAATAATTGCCACTTTCTGTGTTAAATTGTTGTTCGGTTTCATCGCTCAGTGTGTATAATAAGTCTGCTTAGCCGACTCACCGATTCTGTACTTGGGTCTGCATGTTATCTGGAGGCCGGACACTTCCAAGGTGCAGTGGTCTGTGAGCAGAGCTTGCCAGGGGATGGTCACTGTGATGCTGCTCACAAAGCCATCCACTATCTCCAGTGGGGCGCCCAGGTTCTCCAGAAGCTCATTGACAGCCTGAAGTGGTGAcaaatcaaaagtcaaagtctgctttattttcaatttcttcacatgtcaagacacaaagagatcaaaattgtgtttcctactatcccacggtgacaagacatattacaaattatatatatatatatatatatatatatatatatattatattatattggtccacggacaaacaaaacattcaagtaaacaatacaaaaaataaaaacaggaaggcacatacaatgaataaataagagcaataaataaataaataaataaataaataaataaataaataaataaataaataaataaataagcgcaACATGGTTGAAATGGAGCAATTGTGTATACAGTAGATAGTCTGTGACATATGTGACATATCAGGTGACACACAGAAATGGAAAAACACGTTGGCTCATCATTTCCCTAAAAATAAAGGGTGACTGGCAAGAAAAAATCCTGGTTAGGAATTTTTGAATGTTTGTTTGAGTGTGGAAAAATAATTGACAACATGAGTGACTGATACACCTGTAAGACTGATGACAAATATGAAGTACAACTAGTCGGATACTAAATGGACTGATAGATAATAGAAGAACGTGGGTATCTTTCTACACAGCCTGGAAACAAAAGGTGATCCTACTCTAAATAAGCACGTGTACGACTTTCGCGTTGCCACGTTGTGTAGAAATCAACCAAACTAGACATACAAGAGAGGCAGAAAACAAGAGAAGAGAGTTTTTCAAGTGTTTGCTCCAAGAAATGCGAGCTGCACTGCCAAAGCATGACGTTGACgagattgttgttgttgaacaCTGGCGGTGGCGTTGCGAAACAGCCAGAGTCAGAGTGAGTGAAATAAACACTCACGCAGCAAACCGTGTTGGCTGGTCGGTCACCTTTCCGAAAAACTCACCCACACGTCGAGGTTGATCTCTTTGATGACCCCGCTGCCATTGTACAGGTCCAAGCCCAGTTGCTCCAAGCTCAGGCGCTCCTGCAAAAAGTGGCCAAGGTAGTGCTGAAGGAGGTACCGACAGGCCCGCTTCTTGATGGAGCCCGACCAGGGGAAGAGCCAGTGAGACATGGGCCCAACGAGAACGGGGGAGAGGGAGCGAGAAGTGGCGGCGGAGATCGAGTACGACCGCAGTCCTCGGGAAACTGCATAACAAGCGAACGCGAGAGGAAGCAGAAGCAGGAATGAGCCACAGCTAGCTGCGGGGGGCTATGGAAGGGAAAACTGTAACTACACTTCTCCCTGGCGCGACATAAAAActcgagggggggaaaaaaagatatcCTTTGTGAGTTACGAGACTTCCCCCGAGACTACGACTCGCTCGCTAGGTCGTCAGTCCGTCACCTTGTTGGCTCATGTTTTCGACGCGTTTTGGGTCGCAATGGAGCGACAGGTCCTGGTGGCTAGTGTCTTTCTCTTCTTTCAGGGGGTTGTTTATTGTTATCATACGCCAACTGACGGTATGGCGAAGATGCCTGCGTCATCGTGACGCGACCCGGAAACCCGGAGCGTAAACAGACATGCGACGCCATCTTTGTAagggcaggggaaaaaaaaactttatttaacatgTGGAATAATATAGAATAATCACATCCCCtcataatttttatttaattgacaATTaagtaatataaaaatataaaactcAAACCATGTAAAACTCTCATTCTTTGCACCCTCTTCTGGGAGTCCAACCTAAAGTTTTATACACTTTGAAACCACCAGCAGGCCTAAAATCAAACAAATATCTGAAAGTAAGGACAGTGAGCCGCTGGATGAGTTTGCTTTCGAAGAATTAGCCTACAGTATGTGTATTTTAGTTAGAAATGagcaattcatttatttattattttgttattattggtacattattttttttcatgtcacaaTGTTTTTCCCCCCGATTATATATGAACGCTGTTTTTGTACTGTTAACGCTGaagttattttttcccccctacctATCTTGTAAAACTTCATTTCTTTCAGTATTGCAAAGTTAACTAATCATTTCATGCATTGTTGTCTTACAATATGGTACACAATAAACCACCTAGTCATTTATGTAGACTCACGTTTGGTTTTGAAGTTGAGGTTTGAAACTCAAACAATAAATTGGCGGCTCTCATCATACCACAACATCCTGAATTTTCTTCCTTATTAAAGCATgataaaacataataaatagCAATATGTTTTGCAATATTTTTATACCAACAGACAGCAGAATCCACAGAAACATCACCAAAATGAGCAGCAATCATAGTGGGCACTTTTAATTAGATTATAATCATCATGACAAACTGTCTGTAGTTTTCCAGATCGGTTGTGGATTGCAGCGTAATCTGGGATTTGGTGAGTCAGTGCTGAGTGGTGCAGAACACCAGTGGACGACTCTAAAACTACATCACATGGTGGAACctgatgcatgtgtgtgtgtgtgtgtggggggggcatATGGGGTCGGTTATGTAATACTCAGTCACAACATTCTACCAATGATAGATGTGTATGATAAGGAATAATGTGTAGGAGACAAAGGTTTGAAAAAAGGTTTCCCAATCAGCAAATTGGGCCTTATTGTAATTTATAACGAATGTCCGGTGTGGAATATCATTCAATTATGATGCAATATTATGACAATGTGAAATAGAACATTTCAATCCACCACGGAGGAACCACCTTTAGTGAGAATCCTTATTTCTTTTCAGTCACACACATAAATGAGAGAGAGAAgtccaaaaatgttttctcacTCATGGGTCACCTCCAGTGTGTGTGCACGCCTAAGCTCATCTCATCCTCCACTCTTTCTCACGACAGGATTACTATTCTGTTCATTGTCAATCCCCAAACCCCACTGACAGCAGGAGAGAGGCATCCGGGTGAGGAGCTTCATGGAAGCCTGCCAGCTGTCACGCTGCTAGCGAGTGGAATTCAGTTGGGAACACTGGGTAGTGATTGGCAGGTTGATGAGTGAATGCAAGGTAAGAGCAATGGAATATTTTACTTTACAGTCTACCATGTAGTTATTGAAAACTCAGAAAATCCGCGGGCAGTGCCCCCCCCACCTgccatcaatgaaaaaaattcaatggGCAGCAAAATGTCTTTTACATGCATGTTAAAATGAGAATTATTTGTCTGAAACATCTTACCCAGATGTTTCCTTGGTCAGCCATCTTCTCCCTGGAGCCCAAAGTGCCAGGCCAGCGCACCAGCGAGGAGCTGGTTACCAACACGCTGATGCTGGAGCTGGGCGCTATGGTGAAGCGCACTGAGCGCATCCGCCTGGAGCGGGCCTGCGAGGGTCGGCGTCGCCACCGTAGCAACATTTGCAATTCTACGGCGGCAGCGGATTACAGCTGGCTGGCCAGCATGCCCAACCCGCAACCTTACCAACTGACGCCAAATGACTTGCTGGAGTTGCAGGATCTCTGCTCCAAGGTGCCGCCTGCCCAGTGCGGTCCTGTCATTGCCAGGTGAGAGACAGAGGTGAACGGTATTGGCTAGTTTGAGAGAATAGATGAAATTGACTAGCAAAAATATTATCCATAAATTTGAGTAGTTGTCGATTAATTATTGCACTTCCATTTAATATGAATTCAAAGTCATTGTGCAACTACAATTGTGCAATTAcccttaaaaatacataaaagactTGCGGATTACcctaaaaaatacataaaagactTACGGATATTGGCATTGGGGTTAGTCTAATAAATCATTCTTATTGGTCATGCCCTTATTGAGGTGTTTCAACTCCTTTCTGAGTTTATCGGTACGGCACTGATTTTAGTGTAAGCAGAGAATGTCGTATATTACTGTAAGTAGGTACTCTTTTCAATCCACATTttactgtttgtgttcaaacagCTTCAAGGTTTAAACCACCTCGACATTGATGCCAATTAGTGTTAGTATTAAGTTAGCAGGCAAGAAGGCAAACAATTTGCTTGGATCTTCCATTCCTACTTCAGATTCAGGGGGCTGGTGTCCCAGATGGAGCCGGAAGTCTACGAGCTGCCTCGTCTCTTTCGCTCAGCGCTTCGCGACTGCCTGGAAGAGATCACAGGAGAAGGAGGAGTCCAAAACAACATGCTGATAAAGCAGCAGCGCAGCAAGAGCCTCTCCTTCGTCACATTCCGCAGCAAGTTCCGAACCGGCTACTTTTCCATGAGGAGCGGCCTGAGAGGCTCCAGGAGTGACCTGCAGCAGCAGGTGGATTGGTCGGATGAGGAGCAGGAAGATGACAGAGAGGAACGGGAGAAAGAGGCCATCAGGGCTCGTGTCAGGACCAGGAGGAGTAGGAGCATGCCGGAGATCGCACCTTTGGAACAAAGTGCACaaggatgaggatgatgaagatgaggaaAATGAAGATAGGATCAAAACTGGTTAGGGTCTGTAAGTAGGTTACGATTAGGTTAGGGTCAGACAATTCTAAAAACACACAGTGTGTGTAGGACTCTAGATGTGTGAAGAAATAAGACACGTAGCAGGTTTTATATTTATGAATAATTACACTTACCAACACATTTTtactacatttttttaaaatcagagaAGTAAacctttttaaattattttttttgcactgattaGGAATCTGCCATTTCTTTCTCTAGCATGGCAGGTTTGTATGATAATAATGTATTAAaacaatatttatgaattaagggTTAGGTTCAGCAATAGgtgtatttttttctgaaagATAGCTATTAATTGCCACAAGTGGtcaaatcaaaacaatttttttttttttaaagtatacCTCAAAACCTTTTTAAAGTGGTCTCAAACATTTTGAGACACAGTCATTTCTGATTATAATTTGCTGTTAATCAGGACCTGAACATATGAAATGTTTAGTCAGTCACAACAAAGCTTTTAATTTGTAATATTTTATTAGAATAAACAGTCCCAAAAATGTATGGGTTCATATCTATAAAACAATTTTACCGCAATAAAATTTTGCTGTGTCGTGTAAGCAACTTTGGAATCCAGTATCATTTCTTCTTAGTCAGGTTTTTCAATTCAATAAAACTTAACACTTTGAATAAAACTTAACACTTGGCTAAGTTTCATTACAACTAAAATAACATAAAATCATGTGTTATAATTAGAAAGGCATTACCTGTCTAATTATATCAAAGCTGACTAATCTTCTTACCCCAAAAGAAAATCCCATAAATGCCAGCACCTCATTATAGTTTTATTATGCACTTTCTGATCAATACACCATTCGTTCTTTCGTCACTATTTGCACTTTGTACACTGAAGGCAAGGCAatctaaaaagaaaagaaaagccggGGGGGACAAGTGGAATAATGTTTTGTTTCTTAGAAATTGGTCATTTAAATAACGTTCTGTACATTGTGAGGATTCTAAGAGTGAGGGTGCGTGTGCAAAAAGATATCAAACAGACACTtccaggtaaaaaacaaaaccctTCATAAGTGCTGATGAACTGAAGGAAACCATTCAGGTAAATGTTCCATTTGTTTCGTAACCTGTCTCGACTACTTTCGACCAGCTCCGTCCGGTCAGTCAGCAGAGTTCGCCTAGGGCCGCAGATGTTCTCACTCACATTtggcatatttaaaaaaaaaaaaaaaaaacacacacaacagagtTTACTTCAATAAGTCAAGCTTGGCGAGTTCGGTGAGGGGGGGAAGGAACCTTGAAGCATGTTTACAGTTTGGCTTTGAATTAAATTACAgaagaacaaaaaagaaaaaaaaaaaatctaaattgaaAGACAGTTTGCAGAATCAAACTATTAAATTATAGCCATCAACGTTTATGAATAATTGGTCAAAATACAATTCATAACGGCTTTTAATTCACTCACTATAAAAATGGGGCTTGAAGATAACATCTGCTCTCAGACTTGGAAAAAGCTTTCTGCTCTTCAGTGAGATTAAAAGTTCGCATTCCTTCCGTGGGATTCCCAAGCTTACATTTGAAGGTCCATCCTTCACAAAATGTCTACCTTCTTTCGCAGTCTTTGCACATCTTTCTTCCTCACGCGAAGAAGACGACAAAAATGATGAAGAAGACAACCAGGACGAGGAAGATTTTGATCATCAGCCAGCGGTTGGACGACACTGACTGGAAGTACTTGAGGATCTCCGAGTGCGCCGCCTCCACGTTCAGCTGTGTGTCCTCCACGTTTGAGTCGATCCTGAGAAAAAGGTGCAACAAAAATATCTTCAAATCGCTGAATTAAGCTTGTCAATTACATTTGACATGATTGATTTTGGCCACAATATGATTGACAGTTTCTGCAAAAAGTAATGACGTGCATGTTAGGTTCACTGACTGGCGACCCCTCCTCTCATCTAAAGTGATTTAGAAAATGTGTGATTGCGTTGGACAAACCTCTCAATGGTCTCCTCCTGCTCTTTGACCATGTGTGCCAACTGTTGGAATATGGAGCCCAGTTCCACAATGGTGCTCTCAATGTTTTGCATGGTGTCCGCGCGGCTTTGAATGTACGAGTCCTGAGAAAACACGTGACATTTTTGTTAAACACaacaaattttttatttttttttttgcaattacaTAGCAAAGCCTGCTCCCACACTTGTTGCATGCGAGGTAAACCAACCTGATCATCAatgagctggagctggaggggGTTGGCCTGAGAGTCCATGTCGATGGCCACGTCGCCCAGGCTCCGGGACTCATCCTGCATCAGGACCGAACTCTCTGCAGGGGAAGAGGGCAAAAAAGACAAGACAAAGGTTCAAAGAGCTCACGTTCAGACACACAAAGAGGCAAGCAGGCAAAGCAGTATTAAGGGGCTGGCTAATTATGATAAACACTCTGAGGAAAGGCAAGCGTTCCAGGGAAATACCTTTTACATTTGAGGTTGTAAAGCCCTGGTAGTCATTGCGCGGCTCGCGAGCTGCATGCGGCTCCTGGGCCCCTTTTTTGCGGCTCCCTAaaatatgttttcatttttgcattACTAGAGGACCAAATACAGGGAGTCATTCATAGCTGTGTTTTTCCCCATAAGCACACTGGCACTAAAAGTAAAACGCATTGCAAGTCCTCATGGCATTTCAAGGAAAATGCAGCATTACTGATACAAGACCATCACTACAGGGATACTGTATATAAGAAATGTATATAGATTTTAAATCTTGGTCACAGTTTTGTTTCTCTAATTGTTCACAAACCGGAACGTAGAAGTTCTTTAGCACaaactgcaaaaacaaaaaagtaatgAACACGTCACTGTTTCTTGATTACAGTagctaaatattattttttacttgtattctgaaattaaaacaaatgttttaatGGTTGAAACAGCAGTTACTAAGTATTTTGGGCTgatacattttattattttattttattaatcttTATTATAGTGTtctcacaaaaaaaatattttattttattaatcttTATTATAGTGTTCTCGCAAAAATCTATAAATGATCTGAGTTTAGCTTGGCGAGGGAGGTCTCATGATTGCTTGACAAGCGATGAATGAATATTGTCATGTACCCTAACGTTTCTTGGGTTCTCAAATAAATTGACATTAAGTAAGAATTAGTATTCTCACAAAAATCTATACATAATTACAACTTGTTTCATGTAATACATTTTAAACTGATAATTTTATTACTCGAATG
The sequence above is drawn from the Syngnathus scovelli strain Florida chromosome 1, RoL_Ssco_1.2, whole genome shotgun sequence genome and encodes:
- the zgc:162144 gene encoding RD3 domain-containing protein isoform X1; its protein translation is MSECKMFPWSAIFSLEPKVPGQRTSEELVTNTLMLELGAMVKRTERIRLERACEGRRRHRSNICNSTAAADYSWLASMPNPQPYQLTPNDLLELQDLCSKVPPAQCGPVIARFRGLVSQMEPEVYELPRLFRSALRDCLEEITGEGGVQNNMLIKQQRSKSLSFVTFRSKFRTGYFSMRSGLRGSRSDLQQQVDWSDEEQEDDREEREKEAIRARVRTRRSRSMPEIAPLEQSAQG
- the zgc:162144 gene encoding RD3 domain-containing protein isoform X2, with protein sequence MQAIFSLEPKVPGQRTSEELVTNTLMLELGAMVKRTERIRLERACEGRRRHRSNICNSTAAADYSWLASMPNPQPYQLTPNDLLELQDLCSKVPPAQCGPVIARFRGLVSQMEPEVYELPRLFRSALRDCLEEITGEGGVQNNMLIKQQRSKSLSFVTFRSKFRTGYFSMRSGLRGSRSDLQQQVDWSDEEQEDDREEREKEAIRARVRTRRSRSMPEIAPLEQSAQG